From the Argopecten irradians isolate NY chromosome 13, Ai_NY, whole genome shotgun sequence genome, one window contains:
- the LOC138305782 gene encoding uncharacterized protein has protein sequence MERLPVFHTFDSESDRSNAGPRWERWIGRLENLFDAMELGDEEDAERRRALLLHYISDKVYDIYQVHKGESENTYDGVKGVLTNYFKPRKNTQIEIYNFRTFKQKEGQSIDEYVTELLKLIKECEFADCDKEILSTLIQNCSSNRLRRRALQEPDKGLADIVALVRAMEMSNIQAQTMENSHSVNAVKQRHPKQKHDKDQRTEGTGSRKFTKQKKSNTKCWNCGGTFPHREKPCPAKG, from the coding sequence ATGGAGCGTTTACCAGTTTTTCATACATTCGACAGTGAAAGCGATAGATCTAACGCTGGGCCACGATGGGAGCGATGGATCGGGAGACTTGAAAATCTATTTGACGCAATGGAGTTGGGTGATGAGGAGGACGCTGAGAGACGTCGAGCTTTACTACTCCATTACATTAGCGATAAGGTTTATGATATATACCAGGTCCACAAAGGTGAGTCCGAAAATACATATGATGGGGTGAAAGGAGTGCTCACAAACTATTTTAAACCTAGAAAGAACACTCAGATTGAAATATATAACTTCCGAACATTCAAACAAAAGGAAGGTCAATCGATCGACGAATATGTCACAGAGTTACTGAAATTGATCAAGGAATGTGAATTTGCCGATTGTGATAAGGAAATTTTGTCTACGCTCATTCAGAACTGTTCGTCAAACCGATTACGTCGTCGAGCGTTACAAGAACCGGATAAGGGGCTAGCTGATATTGTAGCGTTAGTGAGAGCTATGGAAATGTCAAACATTCAAGCTCAAACCATGGAGAACAGCCATTCTGTGAATGCAGTCAAACAACGCCATCCGAAACAAAAACATGACAAAGATCAAAGGACTGAAGGTACTGGAAGTCGCAAGTTTACAAAACAGAAGAAGTCAAACACTAAATGCTGGAACTGTGGAGGGACTTTTCCACATAGAGAAAAACCGTGTCCTGCTAAGGGTTAG